In Janthinobacterium rivuli, a single genomic region encodes these proteins:
- a CDS encoding SDR family oxidoreductase — protein MTEATTTPFDSTPRVALVTGAARRLGRAIALGLARDGWDIAVHYRDSCEEALSLVAEIAALGRRAHAFPCDLAQEDAVRQLLPQAQAALGPVTCVVNNASLFEYDNAGDFSFTALDAHMHANLAAPILLAQALYQATPAGGQAVVINLLDQKLYNLNPDFLSYTLSKAALLSATTMLAQALAPKVRVVGIAPGITMVSGEQTQANFAKAHENTPLGRSSTPEDVADSVCYVAGARALTGTTLLVDGGQHLIGLPRDVMFLTK, from the coding sequence ATGACAGAAGCAACGACAACGCCATTCGACAGCACTCCCCGCGTCGCCCTCGTCACGGGCGCCGCGCGCCGGCTCGGCCGCGCCATCGCCCTGGGCCTGGCGCGCGACGGCTGGGATATCGCCGTGCATTACCGCGACTCGTGCGAGGAAGCGCTCAGTCTGGTGGCGGAAATCGCCGCGCTGGGCCGCCGCGCGCACGCGTTCCCCTGCGACCTGGCGCAGGAAGACGCCGTGCGCCAGCTGTTGCCACAGGCGCAGGCGGCGCTGGGGCCCGTTACTTGCGTGGTCAACAACGCATCGTTGTTTGAATACGACAATGCCGGCGATTTTTCCTTCACCGCGCTCGACGCCCACATGCACGCCAACCTGGCCGCCCCCATCCTGCTGGCGCAAGCGCTGTACCAGGCCACCCCGGCAGGCGGGCAAGCCGTGGTCATCAACTTGCTGGACCAAAAACTGTACAATCTCAATCCTGATTTTTTGTCGTACACCCTGTCCAAGGCGGCGCTGTTGTCGGCGACCACCATGCTGGCCCAGGCGCTGGCGCCGAAAGTGCGCGTGGTGGGCATCGCCCCCGGCATCACCATGGTTTCCGGCGAGCAGACGCAAGCGAACTTTGCCAAGGCGCATGAAAACACGCCGCTGGGACGCTCCAGCACGCCAGAAGATGTGGCCGACAGCGTCTGTTACGTGGCCGGCGCGCGCGCGCTGACGGGCACGACCTTGCTGGTCGATGGCGGCCAGCATTTGATCGGCTTGCCGCGCGACGTCATGTTTTTGACCAAATAA